The sequence AGGGCAACAGAAGGATAATATCTTAAAACACTGCTTCCATTGCCTCTCCACAAAGACAACACACCTTCCTCCTTAACCGTACGGAAAATGCAGTCCAGCATCCCCTTGAATCTCCGGTGGGGCCCACCTTCCAATATGGCCATATTGCTCTCCTGTGTCTGCAGCAGCAACTTTGCTCGCTCTATGGGAGCAACAATGGTGTGCACCACGCCTCCCATCATCGCCCCCGCCGTCAGATCCCTGTGGAAGCTACTCGCCCAATTCGACTTCTCACTTTCCTTCACCATTCTTTATTCTCCGATTAACCCATAAACAACCAAACTTTGTAATTCAATTTTCTCGATTCCTTTGAAGATTATATTCATCAAATCCACAACGCAAAACTAATAAATTGTTGACACCAAATAAGATTAGATTCCATTCTAGAAAATACATACAAACAAACTTATTCTTATTTTGCagcaaatcaaatcaaatggaAAGAAATGCTGTCGAGTTTGGGCCTCTTCTCTTCTTAATGGGCTGGGCCCACCTATGCCTAGATAAAATTTTACAAGTCAAATAGTTCGATCTGAATattgaaaattaatatatttttaattaatgaacAAGATGTAATCCAAGATCTATATCGtctgattaatatttttttaaaaaattagataATAGACACACACAAGTTTTGAAAGTAGGAGCATTACAAGAATCTATTTTCTGACAATTTCGATCACTTTATACATTATCACTTCTAAACTTTatctttactatattataattgaTAAATTCATTAGAATAACTAACTTTGGCCAGTTTAATAGATTTTCAAATTTATCCTTataattatttcaaatatattcaatgattaaaagataaaaatgtaatttagaattaaaaaatTCCCACATCTTATCCCCACTATCCCACtatcttaatttttaattattatttttataaaattatattatgtgcacatgcaatgcatgtgcttAATATACTAGTATTAATTAAGCCTATTATGCTAGGCACTTCCGTTTAATACATACCACCCGTAGGGCACTATCCTGCGGATGATGTGTAACCCCATAATGGGTCAAAATTAGTGGGTTCCACGTGGAGCTCATTGATTTTAACCAATAGAAAGCCGCCACGTCACCCTGCGGGTAGCATCTACTCAACCGCTAGGCACATGCACATATATATTTCTTATGGCCATCACATCATAAGGGTGCTTTGTTAGATACATTATTTTAAGCTAAGGGGAACTCGACATGGATCTCGTTGTAAAGATACACACCATCCAGGTCAAGTTCAATAGTTATTTTAGTAGATTCaatttcatatatttatatgggcattaaattaattactTGATTAGTTAAGTATCTATCTATTATCAGCGACTATGGGTAAAAATCTTTGGGCATATGAAATTGATATTTTAGCGAGAACGATATTAATACATTGAAACAATTGTTAGAGAATACTGATACATACTTTTTACACTGTATAATTTTTACTCCGtcctaaaaaaattattaatattatttgtaTGAAAATCATATTAAGTGGGCataattcaatatttgaaaATCCATAACTAactaaatagtattttttatatCAACAAATTTGTCATTTTACGATAAACATAGACCGTGTCACCTTTAAGTCTCACAAGAAAATTGCTCACAAAATATATGCCTATATGGTTTGTAGCATTcccataataaattaaaatttcccaAAAAAATATCTATTCAACATTTTGAAGTTATATAagtcattatttattttaacatCTGTCTAACTGTCTTTTTCATGTTGAAGTCTTGAATCTTTGAACCCATAGGAATACTATATTTTGGCTACTGAAAACAAATTCAATGACTTTTCTGGTCATTTTATGTGAGTCCGAGATTTATAGTATCACGAGTTTGAATAAGATGCTAGTTACTATAACAAGTTTCGATGATTTTTTTCTGGTCATTTCATGTGAATCCAATGACACCGAAATTTCTACTCTACGAGTTTGAATAaaatgttcgcgcgaacatctaacgtaaaacaaaaaatatggaTGAACTCCGTGTTACCTTTTGTTTTACGGTGAAACGTTCAtgcaaaaattttattaaaaaaataataataacaaaaaatagAGTATGCACTTTTTGCATTTCGTGAGTGCCAACTTTTTTCCGTTAACAACAAACATTTTTCCAATTTCCGTACTGTACGATCCATGATTCAAATTTTATGTATCTGCAGCTTTGTTCATTCATTTGATTTCATTTCTAAGAGGAAGGAGGATTTGCGGAGATGGCCTTGAGACGCCTTCTCAATCAGGTGAATCAACTTTTGGAACCCATTCAAGATAACAATTTAACTTGTTCCACAAGTTTAGTACTGGTCGGAGCTTTAGGATTTTATGATACCATTTCGATCTTCTTTGATATTGTTTGCATTTGAAGTTGAGGATGGATTAGCTGTACGTGTTTAGTTGAAATTTCAAGATATTAGACGTTTCTTTTTGACAGGAATTGCTTCTGAGGCAGTCAACCAATTTTGTTGCTCGAACTTCACGAATTCCCAGACGACATGGTCATGGTCATGGAGCTGGTCTGCGATGGATTCCTCTTTCCCGTCGATGTTtggttatatatattattgattttatgttgcCTCATACCCCAACCAAAACACCGAAgagaatattttcattttaacattaattaactcaaacaatttttggtttttttaaacATAACTTCTTTGGTGATCACATCCAGTATTACATTGTTATACACAAAATACCAATTTTGTAGTCTAGCTTGTAGTTTGCATGATACAAATGAATGGAGTGGTGCTGCGTGTATTAAAGATCCCTATGATCGAAATGATCCGGAGACGGTCATAATGTTGTTAGAAATGGAGGAGCCTTTGTTACTTTATAACTCATACACTCTCTCTGATTATGTCTAGGCTTAGGTTAAGGTTGATAGACTTGATGCAAGTGTGCTGTTCAAGACATTGCACAGCGCTGAGCATCAAGTTGAAATTTTGCCTAAGCCTCAAAATTTCCACCTCTGCATTCTGAACTGGCCCTTTCGAAAGTATCCAGCTACAGACCTTCTTCTCATCTAAGTTCCAATATAATTACTCTGGATAGTTTCCTTATTTTTGCTTATGATCTCCACAGTATCACGTGTTAACTAGGATTCATTACAGGTGTCTTTGGTGGCGCTCATCCGCAGTTGAAACAGAGTGTTCAAGCTCGTTCTGCTTTTCAAAATGTGGAAAAATCTTCTAAAGACGGAATATTTGGTACTACAAGTGCTCCAATACATGTGGTGAATTCTGAAGGAGGGTATTTTATAAAGCAGTTATGGCGCGCAATACGTGCTCTTGGTGTGACCTTCCTGTTGATTTCTGGTTTTGGGAATATAATTGAGGATAGTGGAATTCGTAAAGGTATAGATGTGTCCCTTAATACTGCAGTTGTAACCAGATGAATATTATTCATTTCTTCATTTTGATTTGCTCTTATCAGGGCTTGGTTCAAAAGAAGAGGTGCAACCAAGTATGGAATTCAGGACAAAATTCAGTGATGTCAAGGGAGTTGATGAGGCGAAATATGAGCTTGAAGAAATTGTCCACTACCTCCGTGATCCCAAGGTAACTGAATAGCTGGTGtgactttttgatttatttattaggAGAAACGGCTGTGTCGAGGGAGATGCTTAGGCATCCAGAGTATGTGTAATCTTGTCATCTTTTACATGCCATGATAGCGCTTTACCCATCTTGGTGGCAAGCTCCCCAAAGGTGTCCTACTAGTTGGTCCCCCTGGCACAGGAAAGACAATGCTGGCAAGAGCCATAGCTGGAGAAGCTGGTGTGCCTTTTTTCTTTGGCAGCGGTAGTGATTTTGAAGAAATATATGTTGGTTTTGGAGCCCGTAGAATGAGAGATCTCTTTGCTGCTGCAAAAAAAAGGTCAccatgtattatttttattgacgaGATTGATGCCATAGGAGGAAGGCGCGATCCAGGGGATCCACGATACATGAAGATGACTTTGAATCAATTACTTGTTGAACTGGATGGCTTCCAGCAAAATGAAAGGATTATTGTCATTGCTGCAACTAATTTTCCGGAGTCCTTGGATAAGGCACTGGTGAGGCCTGGGCGGTTTGATCGCCATATAGTGGTCCCAAATCCTGATGTAGAAGGGCGGAGGCAGATTTTGGAATCCCACATGTCAAAGGTATGCTTCTTGCTAAAAATATTTCCGTGGTGCACGACCTAAGTCTGAGATTTGATTTGTCCTCTGATTGGAGTTTTATGTGGAgaaaaatgatttgattgaattttcaTGCATGCCAAAGGTTCTCAAGGCAGATGATGTTGATCTAATGATAATTGCTAGAGGAACTCCTGGGTTCTCAGGTGCTGATCTGGCAAATCTGATCAATGTTGCTACTCTTAAGGCTGCAATGGATGGTGGCAAAGAGGTGAGTATGGTTGATATTGAGCACGCTAAGGACAAAATTATGATGGGAAATGAGCGCAAATCTGCAGTTATATCCGAAGAATCCCGAAAGCTGACAGCTTACCATGAAGGCGGTCATGCTATTGTAGCCACATATACTGATGGAGCATTACCAGTGCATAAAGCAACCATAGTTCCACGAGGCCTGGCTCTTGGAATGGTCACCCAATTGCCAGAGAAAGATGAAACGAGTATATCTCGCAAGCAAATGCTTTCTCGTCTTGATGTGTGCATGGGTGGAAGGGTTGCGGAAGAGCTCATTTATGGAGAAAGTGAAGTGACTTCAGGTGCATCCAACGATCTCCAGCAAGCAACTCATCTGGCAAGAGCGATGGTTACCAAATATGGAATGAGTAAACGGGTTGGAGTTGTTGCTCACAATTATGATGATGACGGTGAGAGCATGAGCACCGAGACTAAGCTTCTGATTGAGCAAGAAGTGAAAGAACTGTTGGAGAGGGcctataacaattcaaaaaCCATCCTGAACACGCATAGCAAAGAGCTCCATGCGCTTGCCAATGCTTTGCTTGAGAATGAGACTCTTACTGGAAGTCAGATCAAGGCACTGCTTGCTCAGGTAAACTCTCTACAGTCGCAGCAACAACAACAACCTATTGTTGCtgcgcaaaataaatcaaagtcCTGTACTAGATAAATGAGATTTCTTTTGTAGATGTATGGGTTTCTCACGGCACATAGTAATGGCTTAAAGGGTCAATATCTTAAATATCTCCTTAAAGAAAACACTTTACCCTGTAGAATACTCGTCTGGTGCCTAACCTATTCAGGCGCTCTTTCCAATTAACTTCTTGGGTGGATCTgtctttagtccctgaactgaACACGGTTTTGTTGGCAATGAACTTTTAGACGAAGAAAGAGACAGACAAATAAAAGCTTTCTGAATCGTGACTAAAGAATTTGAAGCCGAATAACACAGAAAAAAATATACAAAGCCCCATTCTTTTCGAACGGTACCAGCTATAGGTTTTTTTATTAACTGTATTGTATACATGAAGAGTATGGATTGTAATCTTCTAGCAAACAGAGTCCACAAATTCATATAATTCTTTCAAACCACTTTTTCATTCGTCCTGGGTGTTAGATTCAAGTAAAAGGTGCAGATTGGTAGAAATGCAAAATAGCGAAAGGATTAAATCGGTACAATTTTAAGAATCAAAGCAAATTAAAGTAAAATCTCTGAGAGTACATAAAGCTTTGGCACTTTTAACTTGTTCACGCTGCAACAGTTTTTGTCTTGGACCCAATGTTTTTCCATGAAACGTTGGGCATTATCTGTTTTGAGTCAACACGATCTTTGTATTTAACAGCAAAGTTGAGCAACGAGTCAAGAAGAGAATCTGAAAGAAGGTGAGGTTTGAGGCCCAATTCCACGAGTTTGGTGTGCTTCGCGTTATAGTAATGCTCTTCAGCCTCCACTCTAGGATTAGGGACAGATACAGTTTGCACCTCAAGACCGAGTTTCTGACCAACCCTAGTAACTAGAGCAGCGAGTTCATTAACAGAAAACTGCTCCGTGAATTGGTTAAAAACTCGAAATTCTCCACTCTGTGCAGGATTTGCGATGGCaagttcaacacattgaactgtATCTCTGATATCCAAATATCCCCTTGTCTGTCGTCACAAATAGAATGGATGCATCAGGCAACTTACCATGAAAATCAATTTGGGATCTAAATAAGATGTTGTTACCTGGCCTCCTTTGCCATATACAGTAAGTGGATGACCAACTGCTGCCTGAACGCAGAACCGGTTCAGGGCAGTTCCAAATACTCCATCATAATCAAGCCTGTTATAGAGTTCTTCATGCATAGCCGTTTCATCTGTTCTCACACCATAGACAACTCCCTGGTTCAGATCAGTGGCTCTGATTCCCCAAGCCTTGCAAGTAAACGCAATGTTGTGTGAATCGTGGACCTTGCTCAAGTGGTAGAAAGAGCTAGCTTGCTTGGGATATGGCAGAGTATCGGTCCTGCCATTGTGTGTAATTGTTATATATCCCTCTTCAATATCTATGTTTGGGGTGCCGTATTCTCCCATTGTCCCGAGTTTCACAAGATGGCAATCTTCTCTGAACTCTTTTATGGCAAACAAGACATTAAGCGTTCCTAATACATTGTTTTGTTGAGTGAATATAGCTCTTGAGCGATCG comes from Henckelia pumila isolate YLH828 chromosome 4, ASM3356847v2, whole genome shotgun sequence and encodes:
- the LOC140861323 gene encoding ATP-dependent zinc metalloprotease FTSH 4, mitochondrial-like; its protein translation is MALRRLLNQELLLRQSTNFVARTSRIPRRHGHGHGAGFITGVFGGAHPQLKQSVQARSAFQNVEKSSKDGIFGTTSAPIHVVNSEGGYFIKQLWRAIRALGVTFLLISGFGNIIEDSGIRKGLGSKEEVQPSMEFRTKFSDVKGVDEAKYELEEIVHYLRDPKRFTHLGGKLPKGVLLVGPPGTGKTMLARAIAGEAGVPFFFGSGSDFEEIYVGFGARRMRDLFAAAKKRSPCIIFIDEIDAIGGRRDPGDPRYMKMTLNQLLVELDGFQQNERIIVIAATNFPESLDKALVRPGRFDRHIVVPNPDVEGRRQILESHMSKVLKADDVDLMIIARGTPGFSGADLANLINVATLKAAMDGGKEVSMVDIEHAKDKIMMGNERKSAVISEESRKLTAYHEGGHAIVATYTDGALPVHKATIVPRGLALGMVTQLPEKDETSISRKQMLSRLDVCMGGRVAEELIYGESEVTSGASNDLQQATHLARAMVTKYGMSKRVGVVAHNYDDDGESMSTETKLLIEQEVKELLERAYNNSKTILNTHSKELHALANALLENETLTGSQIKALLAQVNSLQSQQQQQPIVAAQNKSKSCTR
- the LOC140865067 gene encoding UDP-sulfoquinovose synthase, chloroplastic, whose protein sequence is MAHLLMLSCPPNLSLSHSKSLHQLSSSLSPFPNSQPFKKLALRDKRLHTISAAAVSLGQETKFDPPQTSDEASTRKKVMVIGGDGYCGWATSLHLSNKNYQVAVVDNLVRRLFDHQLGLDSLTPISSIHNRIRRWKTLTGKDIQLYIGDICDFEFLAETFTSFKPDAVVHFGEQRSAPYSMIDRSRAIFTQQNNVLGTLNVLFAIKEFREDCHLVKLGTMGEYGTPNIDIEEGYITITHNGRTDTLPYPKQASSFYHLSKVHDSHNIAFTCKAWGIRATDLNQGVVYGVRTDETAMHEELYNRLDYDGVFGTALNRFCVQAAVGHPLTVYGKGGQTRGYLDIRDTVQCVELAIANPAQSGEFRVFNQFTEQFSVNELAALVTRVGQKLGLEVQTVSVPNPRVEAEEHYYNAKHTKLVELGLKPHLLSDSLLDSLLNFAVKYKDRVDSKQIMPNVSWKNIGSKTKTVAA